A portion of the Stigmatella aurantiaca DW4/3-1 genome contains these proteins:
- a CDS encoding class I SAM-dependent methyltransferase produces the protein MTADHDAPKSPAAFKDHFSTHAAGYATHRPTYPRALVDALADVAPDTRLALDCGCGTGQLSVLLADRFARVVATDASAGQIDHARPHPQVEYRVARAEHSGLPASSVDLVTVAQAAHWLDLEPFYAEVRRVARPGAILALITYGVLHVEGDVDEQIQRFYGDTVGPHWPPERRHVEDGYRSLPFPFEEVPMPPVAMEVSWRMEDLLGYVDTWSAMRALEKVAGREPFDAFASALARSWGTAGQRRRVRWPLALRVGRVSPRGGAGSQLLSVQPSPDEKVTSQGP, from the coding sequence GTGACGGCAGACCACGATGCGCCGAAGTCCCCTGCGGCGTTCAAGGATCATTTCTCCACCCATGCGGCCGGTTACGCCACACACCGGCCCACGTATCCGCGGGCGCTGGTGGATGCGCTCGCCGACGTTGCTCCAGACACACGGCTCGCGCTCGACTGTGGGTGCGGGACTGGTCAGCTCTCGGTGTTGCTCGCGGACCGCTTCGCGCGCGTCGTCGCCACCGACGCCAGCGCCGGGCAGATCGACCATGCCCGCCCGCATCCCCAGGTGGAGTACCGCGTGGCGAGGGCGGAGCACAGCGGGCTGCCCGCCTCGAGCGTGGATCTCGTCACCGTGGCCCAGGCCGCGCACTGGCTGGATCTGGAGCCGTTCTACGCCGAGGTGCGCCGTGTGGCCCGGCCCGGAGCCATCCTGGCGCTCATCACCTACGGTGTGCTGCACGTCGAGGGCGACGTGGACGAGCAGATCCAGCGCTTTTACGGGGACACCGTGGGCCCGCACTGGCCACCGGAGCGCCGTCACGTCGAGGACGGCTATCGCTCTCTGCCCTTTCCCTTTGAGGAAGTCCCGATGCCCCCGGTGGCGATGGAGGTGTCCTGGAGGATGGAGGATCTGCTCGGCTACGTGGACACCTGGTCCGCGATGCGGGCCCTGGAGAAGGTTGCCGGGCGCGAACCCTTCGATGCCTTCGCCTCCGCACTCGCCCGGTCCTGGGGGACTGCCGGGCAACGCCGCAGGGTCCGCTGGCCCCTGGCCTTGCGCGTGGGACGTGTCTCCCCTCGCGGCGGCGCTGGTTCGCAATTGTTGAGCGTGCAGCCGAGCCCAGACGAGAAGGTGACATCGCAGGGGCCTTGA
- a CDS encoding CHAT domain-containing tetratricopeptide repeat protein, whose amino-acid sequence MAVILLCCAAGTVKADEPGNARLLEAQTAYDEAVKLFEAGKYADALERSKHSLLLREAELGGAHPDVAKCVALLGILHWTQGDYVQAEPLIQRGLEIREAALGKNHPDVASSLNNLANLYMNQGLFARAESLHERAIAIREEALGKNHPDVASSLNNLANLYRAQGLYGRAEPLFQRSIAIKEAAFGKNHPKVASSLNNLANIYMNLELYARAEPLYARALAIWEEAFGKSHPNVATSLHNLANLYTNQGLHGRAEPLYLRALAILEEVLGKNHPDVALSLRNLAVLYSRQGLYSRAETLSLRALAIWEEALGKDHPSVALALYNLANIYVDQGLYGRAKPLSLRALAIRETALGKNHREVALSLSSLAKLYVDQGLYRQAEPLYQRALAIQEALGKDHLDISDSLNKLAHLYTEQGLYGRAEPLYARALAVREMALGTHHPEVAQILNDFARLRLAQHRLSSALPLFTRAFVISEQRLRQEALDFSESRLSSFLQHLREDEQALYSLLRAHPEDARVRHLALSAVLLLKGRSVEETADISRTFYRSPDAGDRDTFEQLRSLRTQLATLSLAGLGVLTPADYQQRLKSLADEGEALEADLAKRSASLRALTARPPPSEIVGRVAASLPKDGALVEFIAYEDSPLIPKSGTPLAKRARPLRYLALVLFPDASTRAVDLGLATPIDLAAARLRTALANRDVSFQAMAQDFHRLAFQPLRPLLGTTRRLFLSPDGQVGLVPFSALHDGRGFLQDAFNFSYLTSGRELLPRPQEIAPSTSVFVLADPDFTAVPPASDPSLQRTESSGALERFFSTPRADVPSSAWVPLPGTRQEAQSIQRLLPQAQLFLGPEATKERLLRLVSPGILHLATHGFFLEDTSAPAGARAVGHFGALGEDPLAPRLQEPLLRSGLALAGARAQAADTSAPSASQPGAALVTALELAGLDLWGTQLVVLSACDTGRGDVKLGQGVYGLRRSLVVAGAETVIMSLWKVSDDSTQMLMETYYRNLLAGQGRASALREAMIAFRASRPHPHDWAPFVALGSDAPLRSITPTAPSAPEH is encoded by the coding sequence ATGGCAGTTATCCTGCTTTGCTGTGCGGCCGGAACGGTGAAAGCAGATGAGCCAGGGAATGCACGGCTGTTGGAGGCACAGACGGCATATGACGAGGCGGTGAAGCTCTTCGAGGCCGGCAAGTACGCCGATGCCCTTGAGCGGAGCAAGCATTCCCTCTTGTTACGGGAGGCGGAACTGGGGGGCGCACATCCAGACGTCGCCAAGTGCGTGGCCTTGCTCGGAATTCTTCACTGGACTCAGGGAGACTATGTCCAGGCCGAGCCGCTGATTCAACGCGGGCTTGAGATCCGGGAGGCGGCCCTCGGCAAGAACCATCCGGACGTTGCCTCCTCGCTCAACAACCTCGCCAACCTCTACATGAATCAGGGGTTGTTCGCCCGGGCCGAATCGCTTCACGAGCGTGCAATCGCCATTCGGGAGGAGGCCCTCGGCAAGAACCATCCGGACGTCGCCTCCTCGCTCAACAACCTCGCCAACCTCTACAGGGCTCAGGGGTTGTACGGCCGGGCCGAGCCGCTCTTCCAGAGGTCGATCGCCATCAAGGAAGCAGCCTTCGGCAAGAACCATCCCAAAGTCGCCAGCTCGCTCAACAACCTCGCCAACATCTACATGAATCTGGAGTTGTACGCCCGGGCCGAGCCGCTCTACGCGCGCGCTCTCGCCATCTGGGAGGAAGCTTTCGGCAAGAGTCATCCCAACGTCGCCACCTCGCTCCACAACCTCGCCAATCTCTATACGAACCAGGGATTGCATGGCCGGGCCGAGCCGCTCTACCTGCGCGCGCTCGCCATTTTGGAAGAGGTTCTTGGCAAGAACCATCCGGACGTTGCCCTGTCGCTCCGGAACCTCGCCGTGCTCTACAGCCGGCAGGGCTTGTACAGCCGGGCCGAGACGCTCTCCCTGCGCGCGCTCGCCATCTGGGAGGAGGCCCTTGGCAAGGATCATCCCAGCGTTGCCCTCGCGCTTTACAACCTCGCCAACATCTACGTCGATCAGGGGTTGTATGGCCGGGCCAAACCCCTCTCCCTGCGCGCGCTCGCCATCCGGGAGACGGCCCTCGGCAAGAACCATCGCGAAGTTGCCCTATCGCTCAGCAGCCTCGCCAAGCTCTACGTGGACCAGGGGCTGTACCGCCAGGCCGAGCCCCTCTATCAGCGCGCGCTCGCCATTCAGGAGGCCCTCGGAAAAGACCATCTCGACATCTCCGATTCACTCAACAAGCTCGCGCATCTCTACACGGAGCAGGGGTTATACGGCCGGGCCGAGCCGCTCTATGCGCGCGCGCTCGCGGTCCGGGAGATGGCCCTTGGCACCCATCACCCCGAAGTCGCCCAAATCCTCAACGACTTCGCCCGGCTCCGCCTCGCCCAGCATCGCCTCTCCAGTGCCCTGCCACTCTTCACACGCGCCTTCGTCATTTCCGAGCAACGCCTGCGCCAGGAGGCGCTCGACTTCTCCGAATCGCGCCTGTCCAGCTTCCTCCAGCATCTGCGCGAGGACGAGCAGGCACTCTACTCGCTGCTGCGCGCGCACCCCGAGGACGCCCGCGTGCGGCACCTGGCCCTGAGCGCCGTGCTCCTGCTCAAGGGCCGCTCCGTCGAGGAGACGGCCGACATCTCCCGCACCTTCTACCGGAGCCCAGACGCCGGGGACCGAGACACCTTCGAGCAGTTGCGAAGCCTGCGCACCCAACTGGCCACTCTGTCGCTCGCGGGACTTGGCGTGCTCACCCCGGCGGACTACCAACAGCGCCTCAAATCGCTGGCCGACGAGGGCGAGGCGCTCGAAGCGGACCTGGCCAAGCGCTCCGCCTCGCTGCGTGCGCTCACCGCCCGGCCGCCTCCCTCCGAGATCGTCGGCCGCGTCGCCGCCTCCCTTCCCAAGGATGGCGCCCTCGTGGAGTTCATCGCCTATGAGGACAGTCCTCTCATCCCCAAATCCGGCACACCCCTCGCGAAACGGGCCCGTCCGCTGCGCTACCTGGCGTTGGTGCTCTTCCCCGATGCCTCCACTCGCGCCGTGGACCTGGGACTGGCCACGCCCATCGATCTGGCCGCCGCGCGCCTGCGCACCGCCCTGGCCAATCGCGATGTCTCCTTCCAAGCCATGGCCCAGGATTTCCACCGGCTCGCCTTCCAGCCCCTGCGCCCCTTGCTGGGAACCACCCGCCGTCTCTTCCTCTCTCCCGATGGCCAGGTGGGCCTCGTTCCTTTCTCCGCCCTTCACGATGGCCGCGGTTTCCTGCAGGACGCTTTCAACTTCAGCTACCTCACTTCGGGCAGGGAGCTGCTGCCGCGCCCCCAGGAGATCGCCCCTTCCACCTCCGTCTTCGTCCTCGCGGACCCGGACTTCACCGCCGTCCCCCCCGCCTCGGATCCCTCCCTCCAGCGGACCGAGTCCTCCGGCGCCCTGGAGCGTTTTTTCTCCACCCCGCGAGCGGATGTCCCCAGCAGCGCGTGGGTGCCCCTGCCGGGGACGCGTCAGGAGGCCCAGAGCATTCAGCGCCTGCTGCCCCAGGCCCAGCTCTTCCTCGGTCCCGAGGCCACCAAGGAGCGGCTGCTCCGCCTGGTCTCCCCGGGCATCCTCCACCTGGCCACCCATGGCTTTTTCCTTGAGGACACCTCCGCCCCAGCGGGCGCTCGCGCCGTGGGCCATTTCGGTGCCCTCGGCGAGGACCCCCTGGCTCCCCGCCTCCAGGAGCCCCTGCTGCGCTCTGGCCTCGCTCTGGCGGGCGCTCGCGCGCAGGCGGCGGACACCTCCGCGCCTTCCGCGTCCCAGCCCGGCGCAGCCCTCGTCACGGCGTTGGAGTTGGCTGGGCTCGACCTGTGGGGGACCCAACTCGTCGTCCTCTCCGCCTGCGACACCGGGCGCGGCGACGTGAAGCTGGGCCAGGGGGTCTACGGCCTGCGCCGCTCCCTGGTGGTGGCTGGAGCCGAAACCGTGATCATGAGCCTGTGGAAGGTCAGCGATGACTCCACCCAGATGCTCATGGAGACCTACTACCGCAATCTCCTGGCGGGCCAGGGCCGTGCCTCCGCCCTGCGCGAGGCCATGATCGCGTTTCGCGCTTCCCGGCCCCATCCTCACGATTGGGCCCCGTTCGTCGCGCTGGGGAGCGATGCGCCCTTGCGTTCCATCACCCC